A DNA window from Dehalococcoidia bacterium contains the following coding sequences:
- a CDS encoding HD domain-containing protein translates to MPKKVITDPVHGDIYLNEIERMFLDSPPMQRLRRVRQLGTTHLVYPGATHSRFLHAVGALRAAQDLLDAVVSQGDGLHPVRDLFQQWKADPADYALKLAEATVLARLGALLHDLGHVAFGHSIEDDLKILDAHDKNVARFDYFWAQIENHDELGELIAPELKAALRPLILSKEIEDRENLPEPARRYRFVEDIVGNTICADLLDYLPRDHHFTGLPAKLGHRFIDGFYVTPKDHPYLPMRMAIQIARDGHPRADVVSELFKYLRYRYELSERALVHHAKLAADAMVGKALEMWADLLWADAAATRFPKVIKAADRDLEIDEIKAKVRQSHSAELAAIDEQVRDALELSFRTRGDDGLLEHLAVDLPSANGRRGAAVSALASALLNRKLFQLVGRCSSLAMAAQIYDKHGSRDSRRTLEQEVARFAGLEHRWQVVLWIPSPDMRLKAASVFVDDGTQVAPLDQVDKSGANRGREIYASHEALWALSVFVHRSVTDEQQAVILAWLAERLNIRWEGVPREKPRVVDLAIRQVLKELSLPRRYEDELMAGAADIAARGGEDTYEGVMSRMKDVGRHFTRAPEDDDASDGSLGAEPRLM, encoded by the coding sequence GTGCCGAAGAAAGTCATCACGGATCCGGTACACGGCGATATCTACCTCAACGAAATCGAGCGAATGTTCCTTGACTCGCCGCCGATGCAGCGGTTGAGGCGGGTGCGGCAACTCGGAACGACTCACCTCGTATATCCGGGTGCGACTCACAGCCGATTTCTCCACGCGGTGGGCGCGTTGCGTGCCGCGCAAGACCTTCTGGATGCCGTCGTCTCCCAAGGAGACGGTCTACATCCTGTACGTGACCTGTTCCAACAATGGAAGGCGGACCCTGCAGACTACGCGCTAAAGCTCGCGGAAGCGACAGTACTCGCGCGGTTAGGCGCGTTGCTCCATGACCTCGGTCATGTCGCGTTCGGACACTCTATCGAGGACGACCTCAAGATCCTGGATGCCCACGACAAGAACGTAGCCCGGTTTGACTACTTCTGGGCGCAGATCGAGAACCATGACGAACTCGGAGAATTGATCGCGCCGGAGCTGAAGGCTGCATTGCGACCGTTGATCCTCTCCAAGGAGATCGAGGATCGCGAGAATCTACCCGAACCTGCGCGGCGCTATAGGTTCGTGGAAGACATAGTCGGGAATACGATCTGTGCTGACCTGCTCGATTACCTCCCGCGCGATCACCACTTCACCGGGTTGCCAGCGAAACTAGGGCACCGCTTCATCGATGGTTTCTATGTAACGCCCAAGGACCATCCCTACTTACCCATGCGCATGGCGATCCAGATCGCCCGTGATGGACACCCCCGGGCCGATGTGGTTTCGGAGCTCTTCAAGTACCTGCGATACCGCTACGAACTCAGTGAACGCGCGCTAGTGCACCACGCCAAGCTCGCCGCAGATGCGATGGTTGGTAAGGCACTAGAGATGTGGGCAGATCTGCTTTGGGCCGATGCCGCCGCTACCCGATTCCCGAAGGTCATCAAGGCAGCAGACCGAGACCTGGAGATCGACGAGATCAAAGCGAAGGTCCGTCAGTCGCACAGCGCCGAGTTGGCGGCGATCGATGAACAGGTGCGAGACGCATTGGAACTCTCGTTCCGCACGCGAGGCGATGACGGTCTTCTTGAGCATTTGGCGGTAGATCTTCCTAGCGCTAACGGCAGACGTGGCGCCGCAGTCAGTGCCCTCGCGAGCGCTCTGCTCAATAGAAAGCTGTTCCAGCTCGTTGGGCGCTGCTCCAGTCTTGCGATGGCCGCGCAAATCTATGACAAGCACGGCAGCCGCGACTCACGACGGACGCTAGAGCAGGAGGTAGCACGCTTCGCCGGACTTGAGCACCGGTGGCAGGTTGTACTGTGGATTCCGTCGCCGGACATGCGGTTGAAGGCGGCTTCGGTGTTCGTTGACGACGGCACCCAAGTGGCACCTCTCGATCAGGTGGACAAGAGCGGTGCCAACCGTGGCCGAGAGATCTATGCCAGCCATGAGGCACTTTGGGCTTTAAGCGTCTTCGTGCATAGGTCTGTCACGGACGAACAACAAGCCGTGATTCTTGCGTGGCTCGCAGAGCGGTTGAATATCAGATGGGAAGGCGTTCCTCGCGAGAAGCCTAGGGTGGTTGATCTCGCGATCAGGCAGGTGCTCAAAGAGTTGAGCCTCCCGCGGCGGTATGAAGACGAACTGATGGCCGGCGCCGCCGACATCGCCGCCCGGGGCGGCGAAGACACATATGAGGGGGTGATGAGTCGGATGAAGGACGTCGGGCGACATTTCACCCGCGCCCCTGAGGACGATGACGCCTCAGACGGGTCACTTGGTGCCGAACCGAGGTTGATGTGA
- a CDS encoding CoA-binding protein, whose translation MPTSAVPSTLFAPRSVAIAGASSNVDSPGHDYVKAIIGAGFAGAIYPINPRATEVAGLPAYPSLAEVPGDVDLVISCIPADAVLELIDQARAKHVTTLHLFTGRFSETGDAAAADLEQRVLAAAQQAGIRILGPNCMGVFDSTSGLSFRPDLPQQRGDVAFISQSGNNSVELMLHGAARGLRFSKVVSYGNALDITEADLLLHLAEDPHTRVVGAYIEGTRDGRRLFEALRACAAAKPVVILKGGRTGAGSRTAASHTAALAGQRQVWSAAIRQAGALEVLTFDELIDMLVAFANLSGAAGRNAGVVGGGGGRAVQSADVCEEAGLHVPKLPDEIRAVLREKAPQLADWVDNPVDQSILAGSGVSGARVLEMMLAHPAFDVLIANVGEDWVLGRPDAIERMAHLVQRFVQIGERAREAGKPLAFVLGTADSPDETKWRAVEGGRRLLTDARLAVYPSVDRAASALARYVARSEDGA comes from the coding sequence ATGCCCACCAGCGCCGTCCCCAGCACCCTCTTCGCGCCGCGCTCTGTCGCCATCGCCGGCGCTTCTTCGAATGTCGACAGCCCCGGCCACGATTACGTGAAGGCCATCATCGGCGCCGGCTTCGCGGGTGCGATCTATCCGATCAACCCGCGCGCGACGGAGGTCGCCGGCCTCCCCGCGTACCCGTCGCTCGCCGAAGTGCCCGGCGATGTCGACCTCGTCATCTCCTGCATCCCCGCCGATGCCGTGCTCGAACTGATCGATCAGGCCCGCGCGAAGCACGTCACGACGCTGCATCTCTTCACCGGCCGCTTCAGCGAGACCGGCGACGCAGCGGCGGCGGACCTCGAACAGCGCGTGCTGGCGGCGGCGCAGCAGGCGGGCATCCGCATCCTCGGGCCGAACTGCATGGGCGTCTTCGACTCGACGAGCGGGCTCTCCTTCCGTCCCGACCTCCCGCAGCAGCGCGGCGACGTGGCGTTCATCAGCCAGAGCGGCAATAACAGCGTCGAGCTCATGCTTCATGGCGCCGCGCGCGGCCTGCGCTTCAGCAAAGTCGTCAGCTATGGCAACGCGCTCGACATCACCGAGGCCGACCTGCTGCTGCACCTTGCCGAAGACCCGCACACGCGCGTCGTCGGCGCGTATATCGAAGGCACGCGCGACGGCCGGCGGCTGTTCGAAGCGCTGCGCGCGTGCGCCGCCGCGAAGCCCGTCGTCATCCTGAAAGGCGGCCGCACGGGCGCCGGATCCCGGACCGCCGCATCGCACACGGCGGCGCTGGCGGGGCAGCGGCAGGTGTGGAGCGCGGCGATCCGGCAGGCGGGCGCGCTCGAAGTGCTGACGTTCGACGAGTTGATTGACATGCTCGTGGCGTTCGCGAACCTCAGCGGAGCGGCTGGCCGCAATGCGGGCGTCGTCGGGGGCGGCGGCGGTCGCGCCGTGCAGTCGGCCGATGTCTGCGAGGAGGCCGGCCTGCACGTGCCGAAGCTGCCCGACGAGATCCGCGCGGTGCTTCGAGAGAAGGCGCCGCAACTGGCAGACTGGGTGGACAATCCCGTCGACCAGTCGATCCTGGCGGGGTCGGGCGTGTCGGGCGCGCGCGTGCTGGAGATGATGCTCGCGCACCCGGCGTTCGACGTGCTGATCGCGAACGTCGGCGAAGACTGGGTGTTGGGCCGCCCGGACGCCATCGAACGCATGGCGCACCTAGTGCAGCGCTTCGTGCAGATCGGCGAACGGGCGCGCGAAGCGGGCAAGCCGCTGGCGTTCGTGCTGGGCACCGCCGATTCGCCCGACGAGACGAAGTGGCGCGCGGTCGAGGGCGGCCGGCGGTTGCTGACGGACGCGCGGCTGGCGGTGTACCCGTCCGTCGACCGCGCAGCATCGGCGCTCGCGCGATATGTCGCCCGCAGCGAAGACGGCGCGTAG